A region of the Apium graveolens cultivar Ventura chromosome 6, ASM990537v1, whole genome shotgun sequence genome:
GCAAAGATATCTCTTGTCTGAGCTTATTAGTTACTTGGAATGAAAGTTTAGAAACATATCTGAAagaaaaatttagaaaaaaatttaAGATCAAACATGAGTATGGCCAACTCAGCTACTCACTTCAATGCTAGTTTAAGTGAGATTCAGCATGTGACGAGATATCCAGAGATTCATGTGCCCCTGGTCTTATTGTAGCCTGGTTTACTACTTCGACTATCAAACTAATACTGTTTCCCGACATAGTTTCTTTGTGTTTGTAGTTGATAGTCTAGTATATATTAATCAGTTTGTTGGTTGGTGCAGCTTGGAATGGGAAGTGCAGTAGAAACTCTCTGTGGCCAAGCTTATGGAGCACAGAGATACGAAATGCTTGGAGTTTATCTCCAAAGATCAACAATAGTCCTCACTTTGACTGCCCTGCCAATCACCGTTGTGTACATTTTCTCTAAGCAAATCTTAATTTCAATTGGTGAATCAACGGCTGTGGCATCATCTGCAGCCATGTTCGTCTATGGCCTTATTCCCCAGATCTTTGCCTATGCCGTAAATTTTCCCATACAAAAATTCTTGCAATCACAGAGCATTGTGGTCCCAAGTGCATGTATATCAGCAGCCACACTAGTAGTGCACCTGATCTTAAGTTATGTTGCAGTGTACAAGATTGGTATGGGATTGATAGGTGCATCACTGGTGCTGAGCTTGTCGTGGTGGATCATTGTTGTGGGCCAGTTGGTTTACATTTTGATGAGCGACAGGTGCAAGGCCACGTGGACGGGCTTCCGGTGGGAAGCATTTAGTGGGATTTGGGAGTTTGTAAAGTTGTCTTCTGGATCAGCTGTTATGTTGTGCTTAGAGACATGGTATATGCAGATACTAGTGTTGATTTCCGGGTTGCTGGAGAACCCTGAGCTCTCTTTGGATGCACTCTCGGTTTGGTATGATTCCTTGATCTATACAAATTATTACATAAAGATTAGTTTCAAAACTAATCACATGAAATTGGCAAGGGAATATTATCTCTTAGGACTGTATCTTTATTCTCACTGATTAACCAGCACAACATCCTGCAAGTCTGCAACCAATATAGAACAACTAGTATAAAAAATTGCGTCTCACCCAACATGGAAGGATGATTCCAAATTCTAAAAGCTGCTACAAAATACATTATCTCTACTGGTAATTCAGCAGATGGGCACATAGATGGACAAAAACTAGAATGATCGCACTAGTTTTTTTGACTAAAAACAAGTACAAAAATCCAAAATGAGAGGTACTGATCTGCATGATTAAGTCATGGAATAACCAGAATACCCCTTACGGGTTCTGGGACTCGTATTGCTGAAAAGTGATCATATGGTCCGATTTCAGTGGTAATCATGATTCATGTAGGTTTAATCTTTGTTTTGATCTTTCCAAATTTCTTGTAGCTCGGCTATAAATGGGATAATGTTCATGGTTTCTGTTGGATTCAACGCGGCAGCAAGGTCAGAATGTTATTTTAAATCATAGAACCACAAATTATTTAACTAACGCATAAAGTTAAACTAGACGAAAGCTAATAATTAGAAATATAAATTACAGTGTGAGAGTTGGAAACGAGCTTGGAGGTGGAAATCCCAAGTCAGCAGCATTCTCAGTTTTGGTGGTGAATTCTGTATCCTTTAGCATTGCTGTGGTGGAAGCTATAGTCGTGCTTTCATTGCGCAATGTTATAAGCTACGCGTTTACTGGAGGGGAAACTGTGGCTAAAGCTGTGTCTGAGCTCTGCCCACTCTTGGCTGTCTCCCTTATTCTCAATGGCGTTCAACCTGTCTTGTCTGGTAACAAGCTTTCCCTAATTAGTCCTTGACAATTATATCTATGACTCTACCTCTTTCTTTATATAACCACCTGAAACAAATGAAATATCAGTAACAATGATTAGTTGAAATTTATATGTAACTGTAGGTGTGGCGGTTGGATGTGGGTGGCAAGCGTTCGTGGCATATGTAAATGTGGGATGTTACTATGGCGTGGGCATTCCACTTGGCTTTCTTCTCGGATTTAAGTACAATTTTGGTGTAAAGGTATCTCTTTCTGTAAAGATGATCGATCATAGGTTGGACTTATTGAATGTTATAAGAAGGAAATTTGATGATCTTTGTATTGCCTACATGCACTGATGGTATGCGAATATGAAAAACTTCTTGTGCAATGTATGATGAATCAATATTTGAAAGTGGTTATGGGTACAGGGAATATGGAGTGGAATGATTGGAGGAACAATGATGCAGACCTTCATCTTGCTCTGGACGACGTGCAGAACAGACTGGAATAAAGAGGTCAATATTCTTGTTCAACATTTTATTCAGTACTGCCTCACCTTGAATGTGTGATATTCCGAATCCTCAGTAGTATATGTCTGTCAAGCCGTATGTACTGTTGTTATGCATGTGCACTAGACTGGGCAAGTTTGTGTGTAAATTAACAGATGCATTCATAAATGGAGTTTTTCAGGTGGAGAAATCCAGAAAAAGGCTGGACAAGTGGGAAGGAAATGCAGAAGAAGCTCTAGTGAAAAACTGATATCAGAATAGTGGCTAAGCCATCTAATAATTAGTCCTTCATTACAAGAACAAACTTGGAGCAGGCACAATTTAATTAAGTCATCACAAGCCATGACACATTCAGTAGACTTGCCAACACATAGCTACACAGCATGCAAATTCAAAATATCCGAGTTTCTGTATCCAATTTAATAAAGGTGTTATTTGCATATTTAATACTCTTCTCTAACTCTATATATATTGTTACAGTTATATATGTGATGCACAAAACACACATACATCACAGATACAGTGATTATAGTTCAAATTTTTAAAAACCTAATTTGGGGCTTAAACTTCACATAACACCGAGTTGAGGAGGTCCGTAACCTCTACTTCACGTAACACCGAGTTTAAATGTAATATCAACTACTGTGGAATTTGATATCACAAGTTTGCTCTCCCCCTGCTGATTGAATGATGGCTCAGAGTCTTTTCCTGTCGACGTGACCATCTCACATTATTTTGTTCCTTTCCTCGGCTGATATCTCATTTCCCTCTTTCGCACAAGTTTTTAACAAACGCCATTCCCACCTCCTATAGCAGTTCAATAAGACTAAACGAAGCAGTAACTACAATTCAATGTCAAGCAGtaattaaaggaatataaaaaaTGGACGAGCCAGTTGACTCAAAAGGCAACAGGCatagaaagggtaagaagttggAGACGGAATTCTTAATTTACTTTTTTCGTTAAGTCCTCAGCTTTTCATTAAAGAAGTCAAGACTCGAGAGGCAAAAGGAACAAGATGTTAGTTATTATTAGCCTACAAGGTTTGAACTACTGCCTACGTTGAAGGGAAATGTTGGACAACTGGGGCATGAGGATTTCCAAAGATGTTGTACCAATTACCTATGTTGTACTTAGAAAGATGAAATTGTATCAAGCCACTTGTAATCAGTTCCGGAGACAAAACTTTTGAAGAATAATGAAAAGAGTCATTGGTCATCACAGAGTTGCTACAAACACAACACTGAAACCATGAACATGTTTTAAAAGCTGCACAATAAATAGCTCCAACCActtccatttctattttttttctcaTTTTCAAATAAAAGGAGCTCAAATTTTTGGAATATAGCACGATACAACACAATCTTGTGCTGCAAACATTCGCAAGGATGTTAGAAAGCAGTAATACTACAACATAAATTTTTCAACTTCATTGTGCTGAGTACCCAACAAAAACAACAAATCGGCCGATACTTGATGCTAGCATCAACTTTGGAAACACAAATAGCCATAAACACAAAATTTCTTTTCACAATCCCGCAATCATTTACACAGGCCCTGAAACTCTGTTACTAAGATAGAGAGACATAACAACCATCATATATGTAAGAGTAAATTGTATTTTGCAACCCCTACCTTTCATTGAATAACAAAACTGttaactccggtgagcgggcggctccgtccgacggcgttcctggaccttctaTGCGTGGATggggtgtagctgctggttgggcgcttgcaaaacaacaccggaaggggggtttgcctcccacggcgcctccggtgtgagaatgagaacagactttggagaagatgaagggatatatgtttatgtaatttagaggctgctgtgtatgtgtgtttatatgtgataGCTGCTGTATGTTTTTGAGTGTATGAGAGTGTGTGAGTGTAAGAGtaaaaatattttccaacccctaaacccttaagtcttgggggtatatatagccccaaggtagggtttaggggtagttatctctaaatctgggccgttggatcttgggaccggaggacgcctggcttgggcgGATTGCTTACACGcgtccaggggaggaccacctccagagtgtcctaacggcctctgacacgcgccgtgcttgtctggagtgtcggttgttgatagctgtcatagtcacgtggCCACGTACCCCTCCTTGGCGGGTTGTAGGATGTGCATGTGTTTGCTGGGACCCCGCTCATGGCGGTCTGAGTCCAGATCCGGATCCGGGTGGGCATTAGGTCTGGGCTCCCTgttggatccggatccgggtcatGGGATGGGCCCGGGCCTGGTCTCTCCATTTGACTGTTCTGGGGGAGGGGGGTCTCGGTCCATCAATCGAGCCTGGTATCCTTTAAATCCGAGTTGAATCATAgccgggtctcttataccctatcatttgccccccactcccttatgcagattttctggatgagggagtagagtagAATTACATAGTTGCCTTGGTAGAAAAATTTGCGCTCCTGGTTGCCCCCAATCCAGATATGGTGTAATGGATGTCAATCCGGAttgaggtagaatagttgcttcagAGAAAATTCTGctccggatctggtgtagtggAAGCCAATCCGGAttgaggtagaatagttgcttcgGAGAAaattctgctcctggttgccccccagtccggatctggtgtagtggAAGCCAATCCGGAttgaggtagaatagttgcttcagAGAAAATTGTGCTCCTGGTGGCCCCctaatccggatctggtgtaatggataccaatccggattaaggtagaatagttgcttcaAATTTGTATCCGGTTGTGAAGGGTCCGGATCATGGACTTGGGTCCGGATCGTGGGCTGTGGAATTTGAAGAGTTTTTAACTTGTAACGTCTTTCAGTCTTTCCCTCccacaaatttgaatttttaggCAGTTATTTCCTAAAAATTCGGCCCATAATGATTATGGGTTTTAAATGTGTCATTATTTGTATTTGTTTAAATAAACAAATATTTATGTATGCGTTTTTTTTTGTAACTGTTCCCCCTGGCCAATTGTCCTCTGCCACGTGGTCGGGGCTCTTTAATTCTCCTTGCCTATAAAAGGCTGCACCTCCTCTTTCAACTTACTCTCTATTCACatcaagaaagaaaaagaaaaccaAAAGTCGCCATTTTCTTCTCCTGTTCGAAGTAATTTTTAAGAATTTGGAGGCTTGGGCTTTGTTCTTTGCTTTCTCTGTTCTCCGATCTCTGCCGTGCTACAAATCTGTAAGTCCTTATTTTCTTTTCTCCTCCTTTTCTTTTCGATTTTTGTAGTTTTCTCCAAGTTCTTGCATGCTTTGGATTAATGGTAGATTTGTGTGTTTTTTGGTTTGTTTTGTATTGGGTTTGCTCGTTTTTGTTTATGTATGTATAGATCTGTGGTTGTTTGGGTATTTTGGTGCgtttttggtttgatttttgttgCTTTTGTTCGGGATTTTCTGGGTTTTCTTGGCTGTTCTTCTTGTTCTTGGAAGAAAATTTATGTATGTATATGAAAAGTGTGTGTGTTTTGCTCTTTGATTCTCAAAATAACTGTTTGTgggttagggttttgattttgatccGGGCTGGAGTGTAGGATCCGGATTTGGGGGAGGTTTATGATAGGACTGTATGACTTAGGTTTTATCTgttttttggttgcttttgatccGTGTATGGGTGTTTGCCATGAGGATCCGGGTATATGGGTTTTGTTTTAAGTTTTTTGTTGCTATGGATCCGGATCTGGGTATTTGCCATCAAGATCCGGGTCCATGGTGGTTTGCTTTTGTGGATTGTAGTTAAcatgatccggatcgttgatgtttttccgggttAGACTTGCATTGGTGGTCCGGATCATTAGGTTATGCTAATACTAACGTAACACACTTGATCCGGACCTCTTAgtgaaataattaaaatatgtagGGACAAGGctaactgaccttcattttaataggtatatggtccggatcAAGGAGCGGGCTAGAAAAGTCTATAACTGCTACCCTAACTTTTCTGGAGAGGAGAGTGACCCGGATTCATCTGGTAGAGAACAGATCCGGGTAGTGATGGCTAAGAAAGCTTCTGTTTCCGCCAAGATAATCTCAAAGTTCAGGTATAAGAAAATGTCTGGGGGCTCAGTTCCCTTCACGCCCGAGGGGTACTGGATAGATGTCAAGTATCACTTTGTTGAGAAGCCGACCGAGATCGAGAACGAGGTATATTATAGCCGGGTTAGATACGATAGACAGCCCGACGGTCACCCCGGGGTATATAACCAGGAAGCTCTTGAGAGGATGTTCTCTGCTTTCCATATAAGCCGGGATCACTACCAGTTGAAGGACTCGTTTTCTGATGCGGATCCGGGTGAGATGAATGAGGCGGTCCGGGCTGCTTTCCAGTTGACTCCGGATATTGAGTGGAGATAGCCAGAACCCAATGAGAGGATCTATCATCGGCCAGAAGATGGTTTTGTCCCGGTTTGGATGGAACATCTCAGATCCGGGTGGAGCCCCCGGTGCCATATGTTTATCAAACATCTCTGCAAGCACGTGTACAGGATTTCCCCGATGCAAATCACCCCGAATGGGATAAAGTCGATGACATGGTTCATCGCTTGCTGTAACAAATCCGGATTCTTGCCCACCTTGAAGCTTTTTCATCAGATTTTTTATCTCTCCAAATCGAGTCAGAAACCTTTTTATGAGATCAGGTTCCGGGCCTCGGAGTGTGGTTACGGCTCGTGTAGAGCCAAGCCAATAATGCACCAGTCTTCTTTGAAGTATTGGAATGGTGAGATAATCCTTCTGAAGGGATATGACTTGGCCTATCTCCCTTACTTTACTACTGAAGGGGTTCAAACCAAGTTTAACCCGGCTGTGCTCGAAGGCCGGGCTATCACCCAGATTAGATGTTTCTGTGATTCTCTCGAGTTTCAGCCGACTCGGGACACATTCATGAACCATAAGCTTCTTTTCAATCTTGGCTGTAAGTTTTCCTTTAATTGTGAATAAGATGCTTGCCCTTGATCCGGATCTCTTTCACTTAACTTGATAATCCGGATCAAGGTCCAGTTTGCGTTTAACCTGTTTTTATATGTTCTTTTTTTTTACTTTGATCCGGATCTCTTTCTTCCAGCTTGATGATCCGGATTAATGTATAGTTTGCTTTTAGAATATAGTTTGTTGTCTCTGATCCGGATCTCTTTCACCCGTCTTGATGATCCGGATCATGCTTCAGTTTGCTTTTAACATGTTTGGCTAAATTTGTTGCCCCTGATCCGGAATCTAACCTTGGGTTTTTTCTTTTGTTCCAACAGGTCTTCCTCATTTCAACCGGGATTGTCTGAGAATCATGTCTTCTTCCGCATATGCTGCTGCTTTCAACACTCTCGGGTTGGCCTTTAAGACAAGCAAGGGTGCCCCTAGTCCCGGATCTGGCTCCGCAGATATTGAGGGAGGGGCCGAGTCCTCCGtccctcagaacatcctgaaTCCGGGCCATGAGTCTGAGCCCGAGGTTCAGGAGATTCCGGGCGGTGATGGCCCTccgagtaagaaaagaaagtttgttCCGAACAAGCCACCCCGGGGCAAAACTGTGGTTTCCAACCGGGTTATATGTGATTCGGAAGGCCGAGGGCCCGATGGAGAGGCCGTGAAGATAGGCACCAAAACTCTAATCGACCTAGCCGGGTTCATGTCCAGTATCCCCTCCGAAGAAGATTGGGAGGAGGTTGAGGGTTATAATATGACTGCTGCCTTGAAGAGGGTCACAGGTCAATGAGGGCAGGTAACTTCTGAATTTTTATGCTCGTAGTTCCGGATTATGCCCCCCAATCCACTTTTTGCTTGTAATAATgttctttttttttgtttctcaGCTCGGGAGTGCGATATCTATCTGCTCCGATGTTGCCTTCACTGAGCTCAAGGAGGCTAACAACCGGACTAAAGCTGAGAAGATGCTTTCTGATTCCCTGAGGGGTGAGCTGGAGGAGGCCCGGGAGGGGTTCCGGGTTGTGGAGGCCGGGTTGAACGAGAAACTGAAGAATTCGGAGGCCCGGGCTGAGGGGCTTGCCAAGGAAGTGGAGAGGCTCAAGGCCGAGCTTGCTGCTAAAGAGAATTTGAACAAGGAGGTTATCATTGCTGAGTTCAAGGCCAGCGATGTTTATGACTTCGAGGTTGCTCAGGCCGGGGTTCCCGAGGTGCGCAGGTCCTGGGTAGTTGCCGAGCACCATATCAAAACTGACCTCTTTACTTCCTGGGAGAGCTTTATTCAGGAGTTCCTTGCTGCAAAGGCTGCGGTTGAGCAGGGTCAAGGTGAACCGGAACCCTACGATGGTCCGAGCCCCAGCTTCCTATAGATCCGGACCAGCTTTGCAAAGCTTCTCGGGCCCAGCCCATGTAATTTCGTTTCTAGGATTTCTTGATTTCGTACTTCGATTTGAACTATATGTAATATTTGGATTTGTTCCGGGTTGATGTCAATCCGGATCCTTCTTTAAAATTTTCTTTCGTCGTAAAATGTTTGATTTTCTTTTatctgttgtttttcctttttgagcAATCCGGATCCTTGTTATTGTCCCTAAGCCGGACTGGATTCATATCGGGTTTGGTCCGGGTATGGGACAGTGTCCGGGTTGATTCTTACTTTTTTTATGTACTTGCTTTTAattttgctttcaatccgggtatgttGAACCCGGATTGATGTTTGCTTTTTTGCTTTATTTTCTTAGAGAATTTAAGTACATAATGTTTGTTTGCATCCCGGATTTGAATGATaatccgggttgttttttgcttttaaatttgctttcaatccgggtataagacccacccgggttgatgtttgcttttttgctttatgtacttggaaaatgtaagtacataatggttgtttgtaacccggatttgaatgctaatccgggctgttttttgcttttaaatttgttttcaatccgggtataaggcccacccgggttgatgtttgcctttttgctttatgtacttggaaaatgtaagtacataatggttgtttgTAACCCGGATTTGAAAGCTAATCCGGGTTATTTTTTGCTTTaaaatttgctttcaatccgggtagAAGACCCACCCGGGTTGATATTTGtttttttgctttatgtacttggaaaatgtaagtacataatggttgtttgtaacccggatttgaatgctaatccgggatgttttttgcttttaaatttgtTTTCAATCCGGGTTTAAGACCCACccgggttgatgtttgcttttttgctttatgtactaggaaaatttaagtacataatggttgtttgtaacccggatttgaatgctaatccgggttatttgttgcttttaaatttgctttcaatccgggtatgtctaacccggattggtgattgctccatttacttagaatttttctaagcAAATAGTGGTAGCTTTTGTTGTTTGCTTCTAACCCGGGTATGAGAACGTGCCCGGGTTATTTTTTGCTTCCATAACTGGTAATTTAAAAGTGATAACTTTCTAGGAAAGGAAAACTCTTTTCATTGATTTGCAAATTTTTTCATACAAGATATAggatcatagattggttgcttttcataggctacaagttctggttgcttttggttgctttttctactggtaaaactttctgagcctgagtccatgccatgTATTCGGTACCTCAGACTCATCCATGTTcatgagcttgtatgttcctggccttagaacttccttgactttgtatgggccttcccactttggcattagctttccagtgttggtggggtctgaagcttccgtgtctcgaagtaccaggtctccaacttgaaagtttttgacccgggacttcttgctgaagtgctctcttgttttctgcttatatttttccattcttgccactgcctggtctcggacttcatcaattagctcaatattcgttct
Encoded here:
- the LOC141668607 gene encoding protein DETOXIFICATION 40-like; protein product: MESLDQLRKPILQSTEPLPLPLQVAGTGTELEKVLSDTESPFFNRIRSATWIELKLLFRLAAPTVLVYLINNSMSMSTRIFAGHIGNLEFAAASLGNQGIQLFAYGLLLGMGSAVETLCGQAYGAQRYEMLGVYLQRSTIVLTLTALPITVVYIFSKQILISIGESTAVASSAAMFVYGLIPQIFAYAVNFPIQKFLQSQSIVVPSACISAATLVVHLILSYVAVYKIGMGLIGASLVLSLSWWIIVVGQLVYILMSDRCKATWTGFRWEAFSGIWEFVKLSSGSAVMLCLETWYMQILVLISGLLENPELSLDALSVCSAINGIMFMVSVGFNAAASVRVGNELGGGNPKSAAFSVLVVNSVSFSIAVVEAIVVLSLRNVISYAFTGGETVAKAVSELCPLLAVSLILNGVQPVLSGVAVGCGWQAFVAYVNVGCYYGVGIPLGFLLGFKYNFGVKGIWSGMIGGTMMQTFILLWTTCRTDWNKEVEKSRKRLDKWEGNAEEALVKN